One region of Vibrio zhugei genomic DNA includes:
- the ectA gene encoding diaminobutyrate acetyltransferase → MVIQTAWTACPNWIDSAQNSWVLRAPSREDGSTVHALIALCPPLDENSAYCNFLQASHFANTCILAEMHEQCVGFISAYRKPSEPNALFVWQVAVHPDARGQGLAYRMLSTLLQRESVSDVEYLETTITNDNQGSWRLFQKLDREMGEDGEVTTFLDTARHFQGEHDTEYLYRIPLKSSLTDKE, encoded by the coding sequence ATGGTCATACAAACAGCATGGACAGCATGTCCGAACTGGATAGATAGCGCTCAAAATAGTTGGGTGTTACGAGCTCCTAGTCGTGAAGACGGTAGTACGGTGCATGCACTGATTGCCCTCTGTCCGCCTCTCGATGAGAACTCGGCTTATTGTAATTTTCTCCAAGCGTCCCATTTTGCCAACACTTGTATTCTTGCTGAAATGCATGAGCAATGTGTTGGGTTCATTTCTGCCTATCGAAAGCCAAGTGAACCCAATGCGTTATTCGTATGGCAAGTGGCGGTGCATCCTGACGCCCGCGGTCAAGGTTTGGCGTATCGCATGCTGAGCACGTTATTGCAGCGTGAGAGTGTCAGTGATGTTGAGTATTTAGAAACCACAATAACCAATGATAACCAAGGTTCTTGGCGTTTGTTTCAAAAACTCGATCGTGAAATGGGCGAAGACGGAGAAGTGACCACGTTTCTTGATACGGCGCGTCACTTCCAAGGAGAGCATGATACGGAGTACTTGTATCGCATACCTCTGAAATCATCATTAACTGATAAGGAATAA
- a CDS encoding ATP-binding protein: MKNKSPNGFSIKKRLTWSVVLLASCLILVSLVFSYLGSRHEIREVYDARLGQEAKMALLSLPPVIAHLDTPASKKQLTDWMGQLDRNSKANGGEDPTKYGHPYERKIVIQYYREGRLLWSSLPEIGPLSKSAEFQGFGYLKAHGTTWRYFQLPLVNSEDYVLTAEKQAIRHEMMNDLAFSTALPQLILIPCLAVLMVILINKLLSPLTDLRESIRERSIDKLDQIEVPQATQELTPLVEALNRLLVELESAWAREKRFTRMAAHELKTPLTILRLNAENALASQDTTHLKNSLNNILSGIDRTDRLIQQLLMLARVESVNGIAFESIDVYPLLQAVLADIAPMALKREQELSLDGSSQVIQGDTALLRILFTNLIDNAIRYSGNGSQITVGVTRTDKHIVISVSDTGPDLTEDARNKLFDNFYRANTERGDGAGLGMSITRDIARLHHGNVRLLPRSNHQNTFVIELALND, encoded by the coding sequence TTGAAAAATAAATCGCCGAATGGCTTTTCGATCAAAAAGCGACTGACGTGGTCAGTCGTTTTGCTGGCGAGCTGCTTGATCTTAGTGTCGCTTGTCTTCAGTTACCTCGGTTCTCGGCATGAGATCCGCGAAGTTTATGATGCTCGTTTGGGGCAGGAAGCCAAAATGGCGTTATTGAGCTTACCGCCAGTGATTGCCCACCTCGATACCCCAGCGTCGAAGAAACAACTGACCGACTGGATGGGCCAGCTTGATCGCAATTCGAAAGCCAACGGCGGCGAAGACCCCACCAAATACGGCCACCCTTATGAACGCAAGATAGTGATTCAATACTATCGAGAAGGGCGGTTATTGTGGAGTTCACTTCCCGAAATCGGTCCTCTCAGCAAGAGTGCCGAGTTTCAAGGATTCGGGTATCTCAAGGCGCATGGAACGACATGGCGCTATTTTCAGCTTCCCTTAGTGAACAGTGAAGATTATGTGTTAACGGCTGAGAAGCAAGCGATACGTCATGAAATGATGAACGATTTAGCGTTTTCCACCGCGTTACCGCAGTTAATTTTGATTCCTTGTTTGGCGGTGTTGATGGTGATTCTCATCAACAAATTGCTCTCACCATTAACGGATTTACGAGAGTCTATTCGCGAACGCAGTATTGATAAGCTCGACCAGATTGAAGTCCCCCAAGCGACTCAAGAGCTGACACCGCTAGTAGAAGCACTGAATCGTTTATTGGTGGAATTAGAAAGTGCTTGGGCAAGGGAAAAGCGTTTTACGCGCATGGCCGCGCATGAACTGAAAACACCATTGACGATCTTACGTCTTAACGCCGAGAATGCCTTGGCAAGCCAAGATACAACCCACCTTAAAAACTCGTTAAATAATATCTTGTCTGGTATTGATCGTACTGACCGATTAATACAGCAATTGCTGATGTTAGCACGTGTCGAGAGTGTCAACGGCATTGCCTTTGAATCCATCGATGTGTATCCGCTGCTACAAGCGGTCTTAGCCGATATCGCTCCGATGGCGCTTAAGCGAGAACAAGAGCTCTCACTGGATGGCTCCTCTCAGGTCATTCAAGGGGATACCGCGTTATTGCGTATTTTGTTCACCAATCTGATTGATAATGCGATTCGTTATTCGGGAAATGGTTCACAGATCACCGTGGGTGTGACGCGTACCGACAAGCACATTGTGATTTCTGTCAGTGATACGGGCCCAGATCTGACAGAAGACGCGCGTAATAAACTGTTTGATAACTTTTATCGCGCCAATACAGAACGTGGCGATGGGGCGGGTTTAGGTATGTCGATCACACGAGACATTGCCCGTTTACATCATGGTAATGTACGTTTATTACCACGCTCTAATCATCAAAATACTTTTGTGATTGAATTAGCCCTCAACGATTAA
- a CDS encoding SDR family oxidoreductase gives MDLANKRILITGACGGIGSAIADHLAEHGAKLVLVGRSQAKLESLKTRLMYSDYHQIIVTDLSSFAGLDTIKAEAQAITEVGGIDVVINNAGYNQFDWLSHRQPREVSDELFLNLTSPILLAQSSLEWLNRPGIILNIGSTLGSIGHPGYSSYCAAKSGLHRFSEALDRELQGEGIRVLYLAPRTTSTSLNSSLVEQMNAELGNQSDPPIVVAQHVRKVLKKEIAQRWIGSPEKWFVKINQWFPSLVSRELKKHQQTIARFIQRRHQEN, from the coding sequence ATGGATTTAGCGAATAAGCGTATTTTGATCACGGGCGCGTGTGGCGGTATTGGCAGTGCGATTGCCGATCATCTTGCTGAGCATGGGGCTAAGCTCGTCTTAGTTGGACGCTCGCAAGCGAAATTGGAGTCCTTGAAAACGCGCCTCATGTACAGCGATTACCATCAAATTATTGTGACCGATTTATCGAGCTTTGCTGGGTTAGATACCATTAAGGCCGAGGCTCAAGCCATCACAGAGGTTGGCGGAATTGATGTGGTGATTAACAATGCGGGATATAATCAATTTGACTGGCTATCACACCGTCAACCGCGTGAAGTGAGTGATGAATTATTTCTTAATTTGACGTCTCCGATCTTATTGGCACAGTCATCGTTAGAATGGCTCAATCGGCCCGGTATTATACTCAATATTGGCTCGACACTCGGCTCGATTGGACACCCAGGTTACAGCAGTTATTGCGCGGCCAAATCGGGTTTGCATCGGTTTAGCGAAGCCCTCGATCGTGAATTACAGGGAGAAGGGATTCGAGTCTTGTACCTCGCACCAAGGACAACGTCAACCTCACTTAACTCATCGCTGGTCGAACAAATGAACGCCGAACTTGGCAACCAGAGCGATCCGCCGATTGTGGTGGCGCAGCATGTTCGCAAAGTGCTGAAAAAAGAGATCGCGCAGCGCTGGATTGGATCACCTGAAAAGTGGTTTGTGAAAATTAATCAGTGGTTTCCCTCTCTTGTGAGTCGGGAATTAAAAAAACATCAACAGACGATCGCGCGTTTTATTCAACGTCGCCATCAAGAAAATTAG
- a CDS encoding ectoine synthase produces the protein MIVRTLQECERSERRVVAKTWESTRMLLKDDNMGFSFHITTIYKGTDTHIHYKNHLESVYCISGEGSIEVVNGETYPIQPGTLYVLDKHDEHYLRANKKADMVMACVFNPPLTGAETHDKDGVYPLVD, from the coding sequence ATGATTGTTCGAACATTACAAGAATGTGAGCGTAGTGAGCGTCGTGTTGTAGCGAAAACGTGGGAAAGTACCCGTATGCTACTTAAAGACGACAATATGGGATTCTCATTTCATATCACGACCATTTATAAGGGAACGGATACCCATATTCATTATAAAAACCATTTGGAGTCGGTGTATTGTATTTCCGGTGAAGGCAGCATTGAGGTGGTCAACGGCGAAACGTATCCAATCCAACCCGGCACATTATACGTACTCGATAAACATGATGAGCATTATCTGCGTGCGAATAAGAAAGCGGATATGGTGATGGCTTGCGTGTTTAACCCGCCACTGACCGGGGCCGAAACTCACGATAAAGATGGCGTTTACCCTTTGGTTGACTGA
- a CDS encoding tetratricopeptide repeat protein, producing MNNSILTCFTTMTLSMLAASSVNAATMDPLRSIQHRWAQCQYKIKDSDTQEACFEHLIKDNQQATAQAPQRSDLKVWLAINNASLAGAKGGLGALSYVKKAKALLEEVIKTDPTTLNGSAYTTLGSLYYKVPGWPIGFGDDDMAETMLKKALAINPQGIDPNYFYGDFLVDQGKDQQAIAYFKRAQQAPARADRPLADQERQKEISKKLKQLEQ from the coding sequence ATGAATAATTCTATACTCACTTGTTTTACGACGATGACACTGAGCATGCTGGCGGCCAGTTCTGTCAACGCGGCGACGATGGATCCATTACGCTCGATTCAGCACCGCTGGGCTCAGTGTCAGTATAAAATTAAAGATAGTGATACGCAGGAAGCCTGTTTTGAACACTTGATTAAGGATAATCAGCAGGCGACGGCGCAAGCACCGCAACGCAGCGATTTGAAAGTGTGGTTGGCCATTAACAATGCCTCTCTTGCGGGAGCAAAAGGGGGATTGGGCGCACTGTCTTATGTGAAAAAAGCCAAAGCGTTATTGGAAGAGGTGATCAAAACCGATCCCACCACACTGAATGGTTCTGCCTACACGACACTCGGTTCGCTATACTATAAAGTACCAGGGTGGCCGATTGGTTTTGGCGATGACGATATGGCTGAAACAATGCTGAAAAAAGCCTTAGCGATTAATCCACAGGGCATTGATCCCAATTATTTTTATGGGGATTTTTTAGTCGACCAAGGTAAAGACCAACAGGCGATTGCGTATTTTAAACGGGCGCAGCAGGCCCCAGCGAGAGCGGATAGACCGTTGGCGGATCAAGAACGACAAAAAGAAATATCGAAAAAACTGAAACAGTTGGAGCAGTGA
- a CDS encoding TenA family transcriptional regulator, which yields MSTFFEQLNRDTAQAQQTLLSAPIFADCQQGHIQLSQYTAFLTQAYHHVKHTVPLLMACGGRLPVDYEWLRAALGEYIREEMGHQEWILADIAACGGNDDDVRHNRGAGKVCTSIELMIAYLYHHIDRGNPLALFGMVWVLEGTSVSTGGAMAQLIQTHLGLPDEAMRYLKSHSELDQDHIQFFESLMNRISDPQDQAVIIDSANMVFQLYAGMLRELTDNVATQ from the coding sequence ATGTCTACATTTTTCGAACAATTGAATCGCGATACCGCTCAAGCTCAGCAAACGCTGCTCTCGGCGCCTATTTTTGCAGATTGTCAGCAAGGTCATATTCAATTATCACAATATACCGCTTTTCTCACGCAAGCGTATCACCATGTGAAACACACGGTACCGTTGTTGATGGCGTGCGGTGGACGTTTGCCCGTCGATTATGAATGGTTACGTGCGGCATTAGGTGAGTACATTCGTGAAGAAATGGGTCATCAAGAATGGATTCTTGCCGACATTGCTGCTTGTGGTGGCAATGACGATGATGTCCGACATAACCGTGGTGCGGGCAAAGTGTGCACGTCAATCGAGCTGATGATTGCGTATCTTTATCATCACATTGATCGCGGTAACCCGTTGGCGCTTTTCGGTATGGTTTGGGTGTTAGAAGGCACCAGCGTCTCCACGGGCGGCGCGATGGCGCAATTAATTCAAACGCATTTAGGCTTGCCTGATGAGGCGATGCGCTATCTCAAATCGCACAGTGAGCTCGACCAAGACCACATTCAATTTTTTGAATCATTGATGAATCGGATTAGCGATCCTCAAGACCAAGCCGTCATCATTGATAGCGCGAATATGGTGTTCCAGTTATACGCAGGCATGCTGCGTGAGCTGACTGATAACGTTGCGACGCAGTAG
- the ectB gene encoding diaminobutyrate--2-oxoglutarate transaminase: MDIFKQKESNVVSYATHFPVTFAQAKGCWLYTQDGKAYIDFLSGAGALNYGHNNAILKQALLDYIDKDGLTHGLDLQSEAKADFLSAMQRYILSPRQLDYKIQFTGPTGTNAVEASMKLARKVTGRHSIVSFTNGFHGCTYGALSVTGNSHHRGGAGMDLNGVTRLPYDGYADVDGLALFETMLADASSGLDKPAAVILETVQGEGGLNVASNAWLQRLEKLCKANEILLIVDDIQAGCGRTGTFFSFEPAGITPDIVTLSKSIGGYGLPLAIVLYKPQYDVWEPGEHNGTFRGNNHAFVTGAKALETYWENDELTTHIQARSEQVNKTIQHHLKSYADLFVAHKGRGLMQGIECKNGDMAERITDACFKQGLVIETAGPEDEVIKFFCPLTISEAELAQGLNLFTRAVANVAPTLMKKAS; the protein is encoded by the coding sequence ATGGATATTTTTAAGCAAAAAGAATCCAACGTCGTGTCTTATGCCACTCATTTCCCTGTGACTTTCGCTCAAGCGAAAGGGTGTTGGTTGTATACCCAAGATGGCAAAGCTTACATCGATTTTTTAAGCGGAGCTGGGGCTTTGAACTACGGACATAATAACGCAATACTGAAACAAGCTTTACTTGATTACATTGACAAAGATGGCCTGACCCATGGCTTGGATCTTCAATCCGAAGCCAAAGCCGACTTTCTCAGTGCAATGCAGCGGTATATTTTATCTCCACGCCAGTTAGATTATAAAATTCAGTTCACTGGGCCCACCGGTACCAATGCCGTCGAAGCCTCAATGAAGTTAGCGCGTAAGGTGACTGGGCGACATAGCATTGTTTCGTTCACCAATGGCTTTCATGGATGTACCTATGGCGCGTTATCTGTCACTGGTAACTCTCACCATCGCGGCGGCGCGGGTATGGATTTAAATGGTGTCACACGGCTACCTTATGACGGTTATGCGGATGTCGATGGTTTGGCCCTGTTTGAAACGATGCTAGCGGACGCGTCATCGGGGTTAGACAAACCTGCTGCGGTTATTCTAGAAACCGTGCAAGGGGAAGGGGGACTCAATGTCGCGTCAAACGCTTGGCTACAACGGTTAGAAAAACTGTGTAAGGCCAACGAAATCTTATTGATTGTCGATGACATTCAGGCTGGATGTGGACGAACCGGCACATTCTTCAGTTTTGAACCTGCAGGCATTACGCCGGATATTGTCACGCTATCAAAATCCATTGGTGGTTATGGATTGCCGCTTGCCATTGTTTTATACAAACCGCAATACGATGTATGGGAGCCAGGCGAGCACAACGGCACCTTCCGTGGCAATAACCACGCCTTTGTAACGGGAGCAAAAGCGTTAGAAACTTACTGGGAAAATGATGAACTCACGACCCATATCCAAGCGCGCAGTGAGCAAGTTAATAAGACCATTCAGCATCACCTGAAAAGCTATGCTGACCTCTTTGTCGCTCATAAAGGGCGTGGTTTGATGCAAGGGATCGAGTGTAAAAATGGCGACATGGCAGAGCGGATTACCGACGCGTGTTTCAAACAAGGTTTGGTTATTGAAACCGCGGGTCCAGAAGACGAAGTGATTAAATTCTTTTGTCCATTGACCATCAGTGAAGCTGAGCTTGCTCAAGGACTCAATCTATTTACTCGCGCGGTGGCAAATGTCGCACCGACACTCATGAAGAAAGCCTCATAA
- a CDS encoding AMP-binding protein, whose protein sequence is MNVLLKAIEHVVRAQPNEVAFTGVLNGELATLSYQQFWQHANDVSQRLRALGCRCIALREQNGLPWAVIDIAAQLANVVLVPVPHFFSDSQVAHLLSDSGADLLIGDWHVNDLTGHGIESIAPIYGLSAMRIASEQSELLPETCKVTFTSGSTGQPKGVCLSADNLYRVSQSLANVVRPTVNNGAHLAVLPLATLLENITAIYVPLLLGQSSVLLSGAQVGLKGSSQFDPATFATALATHRPSSVVLTPALLEVLVALVERTPELGRCFQFIAVGGARVSSSVMAQAHRLGLPAFQGYGLSECASVVSVNTPTHTSIDSAGQVLEHQQVRIDEQGQLWVTGNIALGYIREPFTEQWLATGDLAQLDEHGYLTITGRVKNQLITAYGRNVSPEWVEAEAHGFASLRSLVVVGDGEKSLTAVVVHDSPADVMRDLRLLNQGLPDYAQLKHCLCLADYPQDRPLWTANGKPLRPNFEQWANDQRHSIITIGQ, encoded by the coding sequence ATGAACGTATTATTAAAAGCAATTGAACACGTCGTGAGAGCTCAGCCGAACGAGGTTGCCTTTACTGGCGTATTAAATGGTGAGTTAGCCACGTTAAGCTATCAACAATTTTGGCAGCACGCCAATGACGTCTCACAGAGACTGAGAGCGCTCGGCTGTAGATGTATCGCCTTGCGAGAGCAGAACGGATTACCGTGGGCGGTGATCGATATCGCAGCGCAACTTGCGAATGTCGTGTTGGTGCCTGTCCCTCATTTTTTCTCTGATTCGCAAGTCGCCCATCTTCTCAGTGACAGCGGCGCTGACCTCCTTATCGGTGACTGGCATGTCAACGATCTTACGGGGCATGGTATTGAGTCTATCGCCCCGATATATGGCCTGTCGGCTATGCGGATTGCCAGTGAGCAAAGTGAACTGCTCCCAGAGACATGCAAAGTTACGTTTACCTCTGGTTCAACCGGACAACCGAAAGGGGTCTGTCTTAGTGCCGATAACCTATATCGCGTTAGCCAGTCGTTGGCGAATGTTGTGAGGCCGACGGTGAACAATGGGGCGCACCTAGCCGTCTTGCCTTTGGCGACGCTCCTAGAAAATATTACCGCGATTTATGTGCCGCTCTTACTCGGGCAATCAAGTGTGTTGTTGTCAGGTGCGCAGGTTGGCTTGAAGGGGTCAAGTCAATTCGACCCAGCCACGTTTGCGACGGCGTTAGCGACGCATCGGCCGAGCAGCGTCGTATTAACGCCAGCGCTGCTTGAAGTGTTAGTCGCGCTGGTCGAGCGCACGCCAGAGTTAGGTCGGTGTTTTCAGTTTATCGCCGTTGGGGGCGCGCGCGTCTCGTCGTCCGTGATGGCTCAGGCTCACCGTCTCGGTCTACCGGCGTTTCAAGGATATGGATTATCGGAATGCGCGTCCGTTGTCAGCGTGAACACGCCGACGCATACGTCGATCGATTCCGCCGGTCAAGTGCTGGAACATCAACAAGTTCGCATTGATGAACAAGGACAGCTATGGGTCACAGGCAATATTGCCCTAGGTTACATCCGCGAACCGTTTACCGAGCAATGGCTTGCCACTGGCGATCTCGCGCAGTTGGATGAGCACGGTTATCTCACGATTACTGGGCGCGTGAAAAACCAATTAATCACCGCATATGGGCGTAACGTCTCGCCGGAGTGGGTCGAGGCCGAAGCGCATGGCTTTGCCTCATTGCGTTCGTTGGTGGTGGTTGGCGATGGGGAAAAGTCACTCACTGCAGTGGTGGTGCATGACTCTCCGGCGGATGTTATGCGCGATCTTCGCTTGTTAAACCAAGGCTTACCCGATTACGCACAACTTAAGCACTGCTTATGTCTTGCAGACTACCCCCAAGATCGACCGTTATGGACGGCGAATGGCAAACCGCTTCGCCCCAATTTTGAACAATGGGCCAATGACCAAAGACACAGCATCATTACAATTGGCCAATAA
- a CDS encoding response regulator: protein MRLLLVEDDVLLGQSMVEALNRSGYTTDWIEKGKDVEMVLKTEQFVSIVLDLTLPDIDGLEVLRRVRRAGHTLPILILTARDDIEDRVKGLDGGADDYLVKPFALEELLARLRVIIRRQSGYCETNLCIGDLVLSLSEQTATYQQNRLKLTNNEFKLLATLMTSAGRVLSKEQLSQSLHGWDDTANEKTIEVHIHNLRKKMPQQFIKNIRGVGYIIEK from the coding sequence ATGCGTTTATTACTTGTAGAAGATGATGTGTTGCTTGGGCAATCCATGGTGGAAGCGTTAAATCGCTCCGGCTATACCACGGACTGGATTGAAAAAGGCAAAGATGTCGAGATGGTGTTAAAAACCGAGCAGTTTGTTTCGATTGTGCTTGATTTAACCTTACCCGATATTGATGGGCTGGAGGTGTTGCGCCGTGTCCGTCGTGCGGGACATACCCTGCCCATCCTGATCCTCACCGCACGGGATGATATTGAAGATCGTGTCAAAGGTTTGGATGGTGGTGCGGATGATTATCTCGTTAAACCGTTCGCGTTAGAAGAGTTGTTGGCACGTTTGCGCGTGATCATTCGGCGTCAGTCGGGGTATTGTGAAACCAATCTGTGTATCGGTGATTTGGTGCTATCGTTATCGGAGCAGACCGCAACGTATCAGCAAAATAGACTGAAACTCACGAACAATGAGTTTAAACTGTTGGCGACATTAATGACCTCAGCGGGACGCGTTTTGAGTAAAGAACAGCTCTCCCAGTCATTACATGGGTGGGATGATACGGCCAACGAAAAGACCATTGAAGTCCATATTCATAATTTACGTAAAAAAATGCCGCAACAATTCATCAAAAATATTCGCGGTGTAGGATATATCATTGAAAAATAA